In bacterium, the genomic stretch CAGATCGTGCCGATGGCCCCGGAGGCATTCTGCACGTTGATCTCGGCGCGATCTACGGAGTCGAACAGCGTATTGCGGAAGGTGAACTTCTGCCACTGATCGGTGATGCGGAAGGCTCGCGAGTAGGCGGTGGCCAGGTAGCAGCACGCGAGACCGCTCTTGCCGGGCTCAGACTTCGCCCAGAAGCTCAGCGCCCAGGTACCCTTCGCCAGTGGCACGTGGGTGTAGCCGCCGCCGCGAGCCGTCGCCGTCTCGTTGATGCCCTGCAGTGAGTTGCGGCCCGTGTGCGCCACCGTAGTGTCAATCTTCTGACTGCCCTGGCTGCCCTCCGGTCCCCAGTTGTACCGGCCCCACTTCACCGCCCACCCGTCTTGGCCGACTTCCTCGAACGAGGGGTTCGGGATGGGGTTCTCCGCCGCGCACAGTGGCGCGGCGAGTAGTATCATGAACAGTGCTGACGAACGCATGGGTATGCTCCTGTCTCCTCGCATGAGCGCGGACGTCCCGGCCGCGCCGGCAGCTCGCACGTCCGGCCTCACGCGCGCGACACTAATTGAGCCGGTGCGACATCTGCGCCAGCAGCGCCTCCCGCAGCCGCCCCGCCTGCTCGGGCTCCGCCTCGCACACGTTCGTCAGCTCGCCCGGGTCCCGGCGCAGGTCGTACAGCTCCCAGCGCTGCTCCCGCGTCTCCGGGTCCCAGTTCAGGATGAGCTTCCAGCCCTGCTCCCGCACCATCCAGATGCGTCGGTTGTCGCCCTCGAGCGCCTGCCAGCCGGCGGGCATCGTCTCGGCGAATGCCTGCTGGCGGAAGGCGGCGCTTGCTGGGCCAGTGGGGGCGGTCACTGTGGGAGCGGTCACCGACCGCGACCGTTCGGGGTCGGTGACCCCTCCCACACACCCATCCTGCCTCATCAGTCCTTGCCCGATCAGCCCCAGCGCCGACTGCCCGTCGTGCGGCAGCTCCAACGGCACGCCGAGGAGGTCGAGGATCGTCGGCATGATGTCAACCTGCGAGACCTGCTGCTCGACGGTGACGCCCTGCGGTAGCCCCTTCGGATAGCGCATCAGCAGCGGCACGCGCACGCACTCGTCGTACAGCGTCCCCTTCAGGTTGCACGAGGTGTGCCCGATGTGGCCTCGCTCCAGCAGTTCCTCGCCATGGTCCGAGGTGATGACGATCAGCGTATCGTCGAGCTGGCCCACCTCCTCCAGCTTCGCGACCCAGCGGCCCACCATGTCATCGAACACACGCAGCTCACCATCATAGAGCGCGTGGACGCCGGGGCGGTCCTGCTCGGGCACGAAGTCCACGACCGCCACGCTGCGCTTGTGGGCGTCGTCACCGTCGCCGATGGGGTCCTGACGGCCTGCTTCCATCGCCGAGACGACATCAGGCGGATGCAGAATCATGCGGGTACGGACGATGTCCAGGCGCTCCTGCGTCGCGACATCGGGGTGGTAGTCGGGCGGCACGAACAGGTCGTAGTACTCCGGCGGGGGGTTGTACGGCAGATGCGTCGGGTAGGGCATCGCGAAGTAGAACCAGCCGCCCTCGCGGTGGCGGTCGAGATAGCCGAGCAGGTCGTTGTCGTCGCGGTCGAAGCCCAGCGGCCCCCAGCGCGTCACCAACTCCCCGTCGATCGCGAAGCCCCGGTCGCGCAGCAGGTGCAGCGGCGTGCGGCGGCCGACCCACTCCGGGCTCTCGGCCCAGTGCGCGAAGTCGTACGGGCTCTGGATATGGTGCGAGGCCACGTCCTGCCCGGTGATGATTGAGACCACCGGCGGCAGCGTGTGTGAGGAGACCGAGATGCAGTCGCGGAACAGGACGCCCTCGCGCGCCAGGCGGTCGCAGTGAGGTGTTGTCGGCTTCGGGTAGCCGTAGCAACTCATGTGGTGAGGCCGCACGGCATCTTCGAGGATGATCAGGATGTTCATGGCGCGCTCCCCGCGGCCCCAGGTCACTTCATCTGCGGCAGGATGATGCCCCGCAGGATGATCTTCTGGCAGAACAGGAACACCAGCAGCACCGGGATCGAGTTCACAATGAACGAGGCCATGACCATGTAGGGCGCGCCGGTGAGAGTCTGGCTGAACTGGTACGTCCACACCGCGATCGTCCAGATCTTCGGGTCCTGCGCCACGATGATCGCCCACTCCCAGCCGTTGTAGGCCGCGATGAAGGCGTTCAGCATCCCCACCGCCAGGATCGGCTTGACCAGCGGCAGGGAAATGCGCCAGAAGACGGTCCACTCGGGCGCCCCGTCTATCGTCGCTGCCTCGTATAGCTCCGCTGGCAGCGAGTCGAAGAAGCCCTTGAGCAGGAAGATGGTCATGCCGTTGGCCGCGCCCGGAAGAACGAGGGCGGCGAAGGTGTTGAGCAGCCCCAGGTCGCGCAGCAGCAGGAACCCCGGGATGGCCGCCACGGCCGCGGGGAAGGCCATCGTCGCCAGGCAGAAGACGACGATCTTCTCGGTCTGGCGCAGCCGGAACCGACTGAGCGCGTACGCCGCCAGCGGGTTGACGGTCAGTGTGATGCAGATGGCGAGAATCACCAGAATCAGCGTGTTGCGCACCGCCAGCCCGCGGTGGATCAGGTAGTCGAAGACCGCCACGTAGTTCCCGGCGAGGTTGTCGAAGAAGAAGGCCCATTGCTTGTGGGCGAACGTGACCAGCAACGCCTGCCCGAACGGCACCCCCAACTGCTCCAGGCTGTCGAGCTTCAGCCCATAGGCCGTGTTGATCCCCGCCAGGCTGCCGTGCCTGGCCAGGGCGAACTCCTGGAAGGCCTGCTCGGGGAGCGTGTCGCGGATGCGCCACTGCGTGACCGGCACGGTCTCGCGCACGAAGTCCATCCACACGCGCCCCAGCGGGCCATACGGCGCAGTGGGGGTCAGTCTGACGTCCTGCCAGCGGGCTACAGGCTCAAAGGCTTGCCCCATGCCGGCCAGCACGCGGTTGAGGTAGTCCACACTCGG encodes the following:
- a CDS encoding sulfatase-like hydrolase/transferase; amino-acid sequence: MNILIILEDAVRPHHMSCYGYPKPTTPHCDRLAREGVLFRDCISVSSHTLPPVVSIITGQDVASHHIQSPYDFAHWAESPEWVGRRTPLHLLRDRGFAIDGELVTRWGPLGFDRDDNDLLGYLDRHREGGWFYFAMPYPTHLPYNPPPEYYDLFVPPDYHPDVATQERLDIVRTRMILHPPDVVSAMEAGRQDPIGDGDDAHKRSVAVVDFVPEQDRPGVHALYDGELRVFDDMVGRWVAKLEEVGQLDDTLIVITSDHGEELLERGHIGHTSCNLKGTLYDECVRVPLLMRYPKGLPQGVTVEQQVSQVDIMPTILDLLGVPLELPHDGQSALGLIGQGLMRQDGCVGGVTDPERSRSVTAPTVTAPTGPASAAFRQQAFAETMPAGWQALEGDNRRIWMVREQGWKLILNWDPETREQRWELYDLRRDPGELTNVCEAEPEQAGRLREALLAQMSHRLN
- a CDS encoding carbohydrate ABC transporter permease; this translates as MPIISDIDRKSAKGRALTAWIYVTLLLGGLTMVYPFAVMLTGSVSNGFDYDRRDPAPRYLWSRQDRFMHMLCAYFPPAHRASLRQLRQYFPDLPEDWSLWSAIGDERQASDAWARKQLALLRDPDQRQCLETAARDYADFMRDWNVTETILAYDNRYIAPFLRGRYGTLAALNQAWQMTIDDFAKVNASEWSGEPVDQATYIPEVDVRYRDLLEFRKAYRENRFTAYLKGDPSAAGYLRPAALRFIWEDYVAKQDEKLKPEQLAALPFPVAAGVGGVTDPDGSRSVTAPTSPAHADLVALWEKFLLTEFPMRHVEIVVGNRQAEFERFLQRRFPSVDYLNRVLAGMGQAFEPVARWQDVRLTPTAPYGPLGRVWMDFVRETVPVTQWRIRDTLPEQAFQEFALARHGSLAGINTAYGLKLDSLEQLGVPFGQALLVTFAHKQWAFFFDNLAGNYVAVFDYLIHRGLAVRNTLILVILAICITLTVNPLAAYALSRFRLRQTEKIVVFCLATMAFPAAVAAIPGFLLLRDLGLLNTFAALVLPGAANGMTIFLLKGFFDSLPAELYEAATIDGAPEWTVFWRISLPLVKPILAVGMLNAFIAAYNGWEWAIIVAQDPKIWTIAVWTYQFSQTLTGAPYMVMASFIVNSIPVLLVFLFCQKIILRGIILPQMK